In Populus nigra chromosome 1, ddPopNigr1.1, whole genome shotgun sequence, one genomic interval encodes:
- the LOC133700807 gene encoding chloroplast envelope quinone oxidoreductase homolog, translated as MAGNLMHALQYDSYGGGAAGLKHVEVPVPSAKKDEVLLKLEATSLNPYDFKIQKGVARPFLPRSFPYIPALDIAGEVVAVGPGVEDFKTGDKVVAVLSASSGGGLAEFAVAKKSLSVARPPEVSAAEAAGLPIAGLTAYEALTQCAGVKLDGSGIQKNILITAASGGVGHYAVQLAKLGNTYVTATCGARNIEFVKDLGADEVLDYKTPEGAALKSPSGKKYDAVIHGAPGIPWSTFEPNLSENGKVIHLSPGPSTMISSAVKKLTFSKKQLMPLLITPKGEDLKCLVNLVKEGKLKTVIDSKHPLSKAEDACAKVIDGHATGKIIVEP; from the exons ATGGCAGGGAATCTAATGCATGCCTTGCAGTATGATAGCTATGGTGGAGGCGCCGCAGGTTTAAAG CATGTTGAGGTTCCAGTGCCTAGTGCGAAGAAAGACGAGGTTTTGCTCAAGTTAGAAGCAACTAGTCTAAACccatatgattttaaaatacagAAGGGCGTGGCGCGCCCTTTTCTACCTAGAAGTTTCCCTTACATCCCCG CCCTTGATATAGCGGGAGAGGTTGTGGCGGTTGGACCAGGAGTTGAAGATTTCAAAACTGGTGACAAAGTTGTAGCTGTGCTTAGCGCCTCT AGTGGAGGTGGACTGGCTGAATTCGCAGTGGCTAAGAAGAGCTTGTCAGTTGCAAGGCCACCTGAAGTTTCAGCAGCTGAAGCTGCAGGCTTGCCTATTGCAGGTCTCACAGCTTACGAGGCTCTCACTCAATGTGCTGGGGTCAAGCTTGATGGAAGTGGCATACAGAAAAATATTCTGATCACTGCTGCCTCAGGTGGCGTGGGTCACTATGCAGTTCAGCTAGCAAAGCTCGGAAACACTTATGTGACTGCCACTTGCGGGGCTCGTAACATTGAATTTGTCAAGGACTTAGGGGCTGATGAGGTTCTGGATTACAAAACCCCAGAAGGAGCAGCTCTGAAGAGCCCATCTGGTAAGAAATATGATGCTGTGATCCACGGCGCACCAGGAATTCCATGGAGTACTTTTGAGCCAAATCTGAGTGAAAATGGGAAGGTTATACATCTCTCTCCTGGCCCCAGTACCATGATTAGTTCTGCTGTGAAGAAACTTACTTTCTCCAAGAAGCAGCTGATGCCGCTGCTTATTACTCCCAAGGGTGAGGACCTGAAATGTCTTGTTAATCTGGTAAAGGAAGGGAAGCTTAAAACAGTGATCGACTCAAAGCATCCATTAAGCAAGGCTGAAGATGCTTGCGCTAAGGTTATCGATGGTCATGCCACTGGGAAGATAATTGTGGAGCCATGA